A part of Methanohalobium evestigatum Z-7303 genomic DNA contains:
- a CDS encoding cobyrinate a,c-diamide synthase produces MTNSVLIAGTHSGVGKTTVSMGIMAALSKRNLKVQPYKVGPDYIDPTHHTAICKKPSRNLDTYMMDEEYIRRSIEYSSNDADISVIEGVMGLYDGVDSTEISSSAHVAKVIGAPVILVVNVHGMSRSVGAILKGYSEYDKDVNVAGVVLNKVGSQRHAQMIKDALPSDIPVVGALPKNQNVSVPSRHLGLHMASEEDHNLDELAEFIEENIDLDAVMSLAREPVKPVTSVGTIENKKPDVTIGVGMDGAFCFYYQDMLDSFRQCGADIEFFSPVQGELPDVDGIYLGGGYPELYIEDLEKSKTTSELKNLAADGMPIYGECGGMQYLCSSYEIDDVEYKMADVFPANTRMTNKLKALGHTKAEASGEFINGTLLGHEFHYSTTECSRDAKLEYEMIRGKGIEDGKDGLSEHNSIASYMHAHPATFPVDRFVDMCRKYSKR; encoded by the coding sequence ATGACAAATTCCGTACTTATCGCTGGAACACATAGTGGAGTAGGAAAGACCACTGTTTCAATGGGCATAATGGCTGCCCTTTCAAAACGAAATCTAAAGGTTCAGCCCTATAAAGTAGGTCCTGATTATATAGACCCCACTCATCATACCGCCATCTGTAAGAAACCCTCAAGAAACCTTGACACCTACATGATGGATGAAGAATACATCAGAAGGAGCATTGAATATTCCTCAAATGATGCCGATATATCGGTGATAGAAGGTGTCATGGGACTATATGACGGTGTGGATTCTACTGAAATATCCAGTTCCGCTCATGTAGCTAAAGTTATTGGCGCACCCGTAATCCTTGTTGTAAACGTTCATGGAATGTCAAGAAGTGTCGGTGCAATTCTTAAAGGGTATTCAGAATATGACAAGGATGTTAATGTTGCAGGTGTGGTTCTTAATAAAGTAGGAAGTCAGCGTCATGCTCAAATGATAAAGGACGCTCTACCTTCTGATATTCCAGTTGTAGGAGCACTGCCCAAAAACCAGAATGTTTCCGTACCGTCAAGGCATCTCGGGCTTCATATGGCATCAGAAGAAGACCATAATCTGGACGAACTGGCAGAATTTATAGAGGAAAACATCGACCTTGATGCTGTAATGTCACTTGCAAGAGAACCTGTAAAACCAGTGACCAGCGTAGGAACAATTGAAAACAAAAAACCCGATGTCACCATAGGAGTGGGTATGGATGGTGCTTTCTGTTTCTACTATCAGGATATGCTGGATTCATTCAGACAGTGCGGTGCTGATATCGAATTCTTCAGCCCGGTACAGGGAGAACTCCCGGATGTCGATGGTATATATCTGGGCGGAGGTTATCCGGAACTTTACATAGAAGACCTTGAAAAATCAAAAACAACCAGTGAATTGAAAAATCTTGCCGCAGACGGGATGCCAATCTATGGAGAATGCGGTGGTATGCAGTATCTTTGCAGTTCCTATGAAATTGATGATGTTGAATATAAAATGGCTGACGTATTCCCTGCAAATACCCGGATGACCAACAAACTCAAAGCACTCGGACATACAAAAGCAGAAGCCAGTGGAGAATTTATCAACGGAACTCTTCTTGGACATGAATTTCATTATTCTACAACAGAATGTTCCAGAGACGCTAAACTGGAATACGAAATGATACGTGGAAAAGGTATAGAAGACGGAAAAGATGGCCTTTCAGAACACAACTCAATAGCCAGTTATATGCACGCTCATCCTGCAACATTCCCCGTAGATAGATTCGTGGATATGTGCAGAAAATACAGCAAACGTTAA
- a CDS encoding dihydroneopterin aldolase family protein has translation MNDSNKSISDSEQAVFEAGIKLGALYHQFTGSPLTLETVDSLEKAISQSISVQPYVKNIKVTINRDMVRSRLNGEFGYCELEGCMLDVVLDISYKEKEAKVSLKYDEKLNYPLMKINRIENSPE, from the coding sequence ATGAACGATTCTAATAAATCAATTAGCGACAGTGAACAGGCAGTATTTGAAGCGGGAATAAAACTCGGAGCGTTGTATCATCAATTTACAGGGTCACCTCTGACTCTTGAAACTGTTGATAGTCTTGAAAAAGCAATATCTCAAAGCATATCAGTCCAGCCGTATGTTAAAAATATAAAAGTAACCATCAACAGAGACATGGTTCGTTCAAGGTTAAACGGTGAATTTGGATACTGTGAACTTGAGGGATGTATGCTGGATGTTGTTCTGGATATATCATACAAAGAAAAAGAAGCAAAGGTATCACTCAAATATGATGAAAAACTGAACTATCCATTGATGAAGATAAACAGGATTGAGAACAGTCCTGAATAA
- a CDS encoding archaetidylserine synthase, giving the protein MNIFQTLKIPDLISISNALFGISAMLAVLDNNHHLAAVLILTAAIADGLDGFIARYIESGELGEHLDSLADIISFGAAPVVIIYAIYGSQFPYVMMGAVFVYFICGILRLARFNTKTNNIKDFEGLPITASGVVLASYLLVYQKYIFSSAIIILTLILSILMISTYTYPKIRGMKTLAFGFVFFIIIVGSYFINIEITHILSTILILLMLLYLESPIMKIPREYYDK; this is encoded by the coding sequence ATGAATATATTCCAGACACTTAAAATTCCAGACCTTATTTCAATATCAAATGCATTATTCGGTATATCAGCCATGCTTGCTGTGTTAGACAATAACCATCACCTTGCAGCTGTTTTAATACTTACTGCAGCAATTGCCGATGGACTGGATGGGTTTATTGCAAGATATATAGAGAGTGGAGAACTGGGAGAACATCTGGATTCTCTGGCAGACATCATCTCTTTCGGTGCAGCTCCTGTGGTTATTATCTACGCCATCTACGGTTCCCAGTTTCCATACGTTATGATGGGTGCAGTGTTTGTATATTTTATATGCGGGATATTAAGGCTTGCAAGGTTTAATACTAAAACAAACAATATCAAGGATTTTGAGGGGTTGCCCATTACAGCCTCAGGTGTTGTACTTGCATCGTATTTGCTGGTTTATCAAAAATATATATTCTCATCAGCCATAATCATTCTAACATTAATTCTTTCAATTCTTATGATAAGCACTTACACCTATCCAAAAATCAGAGGAATGAAAACGCTTGCTTTTGGATTTGTATTTTTTATAATAATCGTTGGGTCATATTTTATAAATATTGAAATCACACATATTTTATCAACTATTTTAATACTGCTGATGCTTTTGTATCTTGAATCACCGATAATGAAAATTCCCAGAGAATATTATGATAAGTAA
- a CDS encoding redoxin domain-containing protein, translating to MKENENTQEESNYHSMPLIGDNAPAFKADSTVGEINFPNDYKGKWVIFFSHPGDFTPVCTTEFLKFAHMQEEFKELNTELLGLSIDSIYSHITWLKSIRDNIKYKGYGNIDITFPIIDDLNMKVAQKYGMIHPKAKWSQEEVMEQLRTTGKSKSKDSFSTHTVRAVFIIDPHAIIRATIYYPLSNGRNLDEIKRLILAMQKSDEENVQTPEGWYPGDDLIINPPKTYESAIERIKEEGSYCPEWYFCLKKDKTERNKHSERYED from the coding sequence ATGAAAGAAAATGAAAATACTCAGGAAGAATCGAACTATCATTCCATGCCGCTGATAGGGGATAATGCACCAGCATTCAAAGCAGATTCCACTGTTGGAGAAATTAATTTTCCAAATGATTATAAAGGTAAATGGGTTATATTTTTTAGCCATCCCGGTGATTTTACACCTGTGTGTACAACCGAGTTCCTAAAATTTGCACATATGCAGGAAGAATTCAAGGAATTAAACACTGAACTACTGGGTTTATCCATTGATAGTATTTATTCCCATATTACATGGCTCAAATCCATAAGAGACAATATTAAATACAAGGGGTATGGAAATATAGACATTACTTTTCCGATTATAGACGACCTCAACATGAAAGTTGCCCAAAAATACGGAATGATTCATCCAAAAGCTAAGTGGTCACAGGAAGAAGTAATGGAGCAATTACGTACTACTGGGAAAAGTAAATCAAAAGATTCCTTCAGTACACACACTGTAAGAGCTGTTTTTATAATCGATCCTCATGCAATTATTAGAGCAACCATTTATTATCCTTTATCCAATGGACGAAATCTTGATGAAATCAAACGTTTAATATTGGCCATGCAAAAAAGCGATGAAGAAAATGTTCAAACACCAGAGGGCTGGTATCCCGGAGATGACCTTATTATAAATCCTCCAAAAACCTATGAAAGTGCAATAGAAAGAATTAAAGAAGAAGGGTCATACTGTCCTGAATGGTATTTCTGCCTGAAAAAGGACAAAACAGAAAGGAATAAACATTCTGAAAGATATGAAGACTAA
- the priL gene encoding DNA primase regulatory subunit PriL, translating into MDSKSLALYPFVTEAFSYVETLGFSLERLLNSRALDSARFRGKERVIQSIEDGEIQKPGLSGSGEEKIVLELLSYPFSRILVSCINDSYLIRRYALAEAESASKLLKTENKDFLVEIANDFNVSITPFDSHFAMHFTDYIKLANTMKDLKWKLVNRRLKQGYVHITHEEVARLLQEAIRDRIQNALPLDVSSEACNNCNSYIDEIKEVLQNRKSDVNIDEMGEVDTESFPPCISNAISGVSTGANLGHSMRFALTSFLLNVGMSVDEIVDMFNVSPDFDEEKTRYQIEHIAGSSGSPYTPPSCQTMKTYGNCYGGDEFCQKINHPLNYYRKKLYKKAKKEKEKSQQHDS; encoded by the coding sequence ATGGACAGCAAATCCCTTGCTTTATATCCATTTGTTACTGAAGCTTTCAGTTATGTGGAAACTCTTGGATTTTCACTTGAAAGGTTGCTGAATTCACGTGCACTGGATTCAGCACGTTTTCGTGGAAAAGAGCGTGTAATCCAGTCAATTGAAGATGGAGAGATACAAAAACCGGGACTTAGTGGTTCAGGAGAGGAAAAAATAGTTCTGGAATTACTCTCCTATCCCTTTTCCAGAATTCTTGTGTCCTGTATTAATGATTCCTATCTTATCAGACGCTATGCTCTTGCAGAAGCAGAATCCGCGTCAAAACTGCTTAAAACAGAAAACAAAGATTTTCTGGTAGAGATAGCAAACGATTTTAATGTTTCTATAACTCCTTTTGATTCTCATTTTGCAATGCATTTTACAGATTATATAAAACTTGCAAACACCATGAAAGATTTAAAATGGAAACTTGTTAACCGAAGATTAAAACAGGGATATGTCCATATTACCCACGAGGAAGTAGCCCGCCTTTTACAGGAAGCCATAAGAGACCGCATTCAGAATGCACTTCCGCTGGATGTATCCTCTGAAGCCTGTAATAACTGTAATTCTTATATTGACGAGATAAAAGAGGTTTTACAAAACCGCAAGAGTGATGTCAATATCGATGAAATGGGAGAAGTGGATACTGAATCGTTTCCGCCCTGCATATCAAATGCTATTTCAGGTGTCAGTACAGGAGCAAATCTTGGACATTCCATGAGGTTTGCGTTAACCTCGTTCCTGTTGAATGTGGGGATGAGTGTTGATGAGATAGTGGATATGTTCAATGTCTCACCCGATTTTGATGAGGAAAAAACCCGTTACCAGATAGAACATATTGCCGGTTCATCTGGTTCACCCTACACCCCCCCATCCTGTCAGACGATGAAAACCTACGGAAACTGTTATGGTGGTGATGAGTTCTGCCAAAAAATAAACCATCCACTGAATTATTACCGTAAAAAATTATATAAAAAGGCAAAAAAGGAAAAAGAAAAATCTCAACAACATGACAGTTAA
- a CDS encoding DNA polymerase sliding clamp, with protein sequence MFRATIDAYLLRDSVEILSVLVDEIRLRTSSDGISVKAVDPANVAMVTFNLDSSAFDDFEADEGEIGLDLTKISDILGVADKNDKVYMELNENSQNMSINIGSFSYTLSLLDPSTIRSEPKIPQLELPAEIILNGTDLRRAVKAAEKISDHMLLGVNDDVFYMEAEGDTDKVRLDLPRDQLIDLKPDDVRSLFSLDYLSDIVKPASKSNEVVLELGQDFPIKINFEIANGIGKVGYLLAPRIESE encoded by the coding sequence ATGTTCAGGGCAACGATAGATGCGTATCTTTTAAGAGATTCGGTAGAAATATTGTCAGTACTTGTGGATGAAATCAGACTCAGAACTTCATCCGATGGAATATCTGTGAAGGCAGTTGACCCGGCTAATGTGGCAATGGTAACGTTTAATCTGGATTCCAGTGCATTTGATGATTTTGAAGCAGATGAAGGTGAAATCGGACTGGACCTTACAAAAATCAGCGATATTCTGGGAGTAGCAGATAAAAACGATAAAGTTTACATGGAACTTAATGAAAATTCCCAGAATATGTCGATAAACATAGGCTCGTTTTCCTATACATTGTCCTTACTGGATCCCTCTACAATACGCTCTGAACCCAAAATACCACAACTCGAGTTGCCTGCTGAAATCATTTTAAACGGAACTGACCTGCGCAGAGCTGTAAAAGCGGCTGAAAAAATCAGCGACCACATGCTTCTTGGTGTAAATGATGATGTATTCTACATGGAAGCAGAAGGCGATACGGACAAAGTAAGGCTTGACCTACCACGCGACCAGTTAATAGACTTAAAACCGGATGATGTACGGTCATTGTTTTCGCTGGATTATCTGTCGGACATTGTAAAACCAGCATCCAAATCAAATGAAGTTGTCCTTGAACTTGGTCAGGATTTCCCGATAAAAATAAACTTTGAAATTGCAAATGGTATAGGGAAAGTTGGTTATCTTCTTGCACCAAGAATTGAATCCGAATAA
- the surE gene encoding 5'/3'-nucleotidase SurE, with product MSNKILLTNDDGVYSAGISAAYNSIKDLGDVTIAAPAVQQSGVGRSISLFEPLRITKANIDGVKAYSIGGTPTDSVILGIFKLMDEKPDLLLSGFNIGENISTDTVTTSGTIGAALEGASYGIPAIAASIQVTDEGLKFDDLRDYQHDFEVGKNIINRIAKKVIHHGLPDNVDLLNVNIPHMAEDDTEIEITQLARKFFTMSIEERYDPRGRAYYWIAGDHINDDKEGSDVHAVVHNGHISVTPISLDSTSPVHPSEIEHLI from the coding sequence ATGTCTAACAAAATTCTTCTTACTAATGATGATGGAGTATATTCGGCGGGTATCAGTGCTGCATACAACAGTATAAAAGACCTCGGAGATGTCACCATTGCAGCACCTGCAGTACAGCAAAGCGGTGTAGGACGTTCAATATCTCTTTTTGAACCTTTAAGGATTACAAAAGCCAATATAGATGGTGTCAAAGCGTATTCTATCGGAGGGACTCCAACTGATTCAGTAATTCTTGGGATTTTTAAACTCATGGATGAAAAACCAGACCTTTTGCTTTCAGGTTTTAATATTGGTGAAAATATCAGTACAGATACTGTAACAACTTCCGGTACTATAGGTGCTGCTCTTGAAGGTGCAAGTTATGGTATACCTGCAATCGCGGCATCCATACAGGTAACTGATGAAGGACTAAAATTTGATGATTTAAGGGATTACCAGCATGATTTTGAAGTTGGGAAAAACATCATCAACAGAATAGCGAAAAAAGTAATCCATCACGGTCTTCCGGATAATGTAGACCTGTTGAATGTAAATATTCCACATATGGCAGAAGATGATACAGAGATTGAAATCACACAGCTTGCCCGTAAATTTTTCACTATGTCAATAGAAGAGCGATACGACCCGCGCGGCAGAGCCTATTACTGGATAGCGGGAGACCATATTAATGATGATAAAGAAGGGTCAGATGTACATGCTGTTGTACATAACGGGCACATTTCTGTAACACCCATATCACTGGATTCTACATCACCTGTACATCCTTCTGAAATTGAACATCTTATCTAA
- the moaA gene encoding GTP 3',8-cyclase MoaA, translating into METMMFSHSQCNNQEVLVDSYGRRVTSLRISITNRCNLNCIYCHHEGNSSSKKEMSVDDISKIVHTASCYGVNKIKFSGGEPLVRDDFEQILQSLPPLKEISATTNGVLLKDRAHELKAAGLDRINISLDTLDPECYQFITGGKQGTLEQVIEGIKASVDAGLTPVKLNVILLKGINDTKIDEMIEFIRSFDGNVILQLIELMDFEFEVYHQYRVDIQAIENELESRADEIRVRSMHRRKKYIIDSAEIELVRPIDNTQFCANCNRLRVTADGKLKPCLLVDNNLVDVSEASSEKMDELLKLAVSRRVPYYR; encoded by the coding sequence ATGGAAACCATGATGTTTTCACACTCACAATGCAATAACCAGGAAGTTCTGGTGGACAGTTATGGACGCAGGGTCACCAGTTTAAGGATATCTATCACTAATCGCTGCAACCTGAACTGCATCTACTGTCATCATGAGGGAAATTCCAGTAGCAAAAAAGAGATGTCTGTAGATGACATATCTAAAATAGTTCATACTGCATCATGTTATGGGGTTAATAAAATAAAGTTCTCTGGTGGTGAACCGCTTGTCAGGGATGATTTTGAACAAATACTGCAGTCTTTGCCCCCACTTAAAGAAATTTCTGCCACCACCAACGGAGTATTACTTAAAGACCGTGCCCATGAATTAAAGGCAGCCGGTCTTGATAGAATAAACATCAGTCTCGACACTCTTGATCCTGAATGCTATCAGTTTATTACTGGCGGAAAGCAGGGTACGTTGGAACAGGTGATTGAAGGTATAAAAGCATCAGTTGATGCAGGGCTGACACCAGTCAAGCTCAATGTGATACTTCTAAAGGGTATTAATGATACAAAAATTGACGAAATGATTGAGTTCATCCGCAGTTTCGATGGTAATGTGATACTGCAATTGATTGAATTAATGGATTTTGAATTTGAAGTATATCATCAGTACCGTGTAGATATTCAGGCTATCGAAAATGAACTTGAAAGCCGTGCTGACGAGATCAGAGTTCGCAGTATGCACAGAAGGAAAAAATACATAATTGATTCTGCAGAAATTGAGCTTGTACGCCCGATAGACAATACTCAATTCTGTGCCAACTGCAATCGTTTAAGAGTAACAGCAGACGGGAAACTCAAACCCTGTCTGCTGGTGGATAACAACCTTGTTGATGTGTCAGAGGCATCATCAGAAAAGATGGATGAATTATTGAAACTTGCAGTAAGCCGCAGAGTTCCGTATTACAGGTAA
- the artA gene encoding archaeosortase A, with the protein MIENILWIAVSLMVASSIITGKYKIHKAIGGAGWLLFSVHWFLQPLHYIKINDYFNVTLTIGIGAFCILLSYTMIKEYRMSPGESTFTSGSTDVTTMATIATALGSVFYFPFSQIPALNEWLITVVTQQVVWILHGLGYPAEMISWNLITLNGYTVKIILACTAIESIALFTGLIVAVTAPIKKLFTAFMVSVPVIYGLNLFRDVFVVVAYAYQWFGPNSFDIAHHFIAKSGAGVVLLVIAFIVLRILPELLELIEGLWQIINKHAQDILNKIVGNQ; encoded by the coding sequence ATGATAGAAAACATACTCTGGATTGCAGTTTCACTGATGGTTGCATCTTCAATCATCACCGGAAAATACAAAATACATAAAGCGATAGGTGGTGCAGGATGGTTGCTGTTTTCTGTTCACTGGTTTTTACAGCCACTGCACTATATAAAAATTAACGACTATTTTAATGTCACATTAACAATCGGTATTGGTGCCTTTTGTATTCTACTATCCTATACAATGATAAAAGAATACAGAATGTCACCGGGTGAATCAACCTTTACCTCGGGTTCTACAGATGTTACTACAATGGCTACAATCGCAACAGCTCTCGGGTCGGTTTTTTACTTCCCGTTTTCCCAAATTCCTGCTCTAAATGAATGGTTAATTACGGTTGTTACACAGCAGGTAGTATGGATTCTTCATGGACTGGGATACCCTGCCGAGATGATATCATGGAACCTTATAACTCTTAACGGTTATACAGTAAAAATCATACTTGCATGTACTGCAATTGAAAGTATAGCTCTGTTTACAGGTTTAATTGTTGCTGTAACAGCTCCGATAAAAAAATTGTTTACAGCCTTTATGGTATCAGTTCCTGTTATATACGGATTGAACCTGTTTAGAGACGTTTTTGTTGTGGTTGCCTATGCATATCAATGGTTTGGTCCCAACAGTTTTGATATAGCCCATCATTTCATTGCTAAATCAGGTGCAGGCGTAGTTTTGCTGGTGATTGCTTTTATCGTACTTAGAATTCTGCCTGAACTTCTGGAATTAATAGAAGGGTTATGGCAGATTATAAATAAACATGCACAGGATATTTTGAATAAAATTGTAGGAAACCAATAA
- a CDS encoding phosphatidylserine decarboxylase yields MLAKGSISKIIPIALFTIFTGTAAYLLNLFYLQVVSYAGIAVTVFSIWFFRDPVRHPKKCNKCMVSPADGKVIDIRNRTICIFMNFNDVHVNRTPLEGEIIKTSYTNGSFLPAFYKDSEKNERNEITIKTEYGNTKVTQIAGLIARRIITYVDEGDLISQGQRIGMICFGSRVDVTVPDNFDIVCDIKDKVTAGESIIAKFNSKTNTAPITEDSDEYIPDT; encoded by the coding sequence ATGCTTGCAAAAGGGTCAATATCAAAGATAATACCGATAGCCCTGTTTACCATCTTTACAGGTACAGCAGCCTATTTATTGAACCTTTTTTACCTGCAAGTTGTATCCTACGCGGGAATTGCAGTAACAGTATTTTCTATCTGGTTTTTCAGAGACCCTGTAAGGCATCCAAAAAAGTGCAATAAATGTATGGTTTCTCCTGCAGACGGCAAGGTAATAGATATTCGCAACCGTACAATCTGTATATTTATGAATTTTAATGATGTCCATGTAAACCGTACACCTCTGGAAGGAGAAATTATCAAAACCAGTTATACAAATGGTAGTTTTTTACCTGCATTTTATAAGGATTCAGAGAAAAATGAGCGCAACGAAATAACGATAAAAACCGAATATGGCAACACCAAAGTAACCCAGATTGCAGGATTAATAGCACGCCGGATCATCACATATGTTGATGAAGGGGATTTGATTTCCCAAGGTCAAAGGATAGGTATGATTTGTTTCGGATCAAGGGTAGATGTCACTGTTCCAGATAATTTTGATATAGTATGCGATATCAAAGATAAGGTTACTGCAGGTGAATCAATAATAGCAAAGTTTAATTCAAAAACAAATACAGCACCGATAACCGAGGATTCAGATGAATATATTCCAGACACTTAA
- a CDS encoding transcription factor S: MEFCPKCKSLMFPVDNSMKCRKCGHIKGSGSSDTFVSRTEKENREVTVLEGEVDQGLPTTEAKCQECGHTVAYWWLRQLRSADESETRFFKCTKCGATWRDYD; encoded by the coding sequence ATGGAATTCTGTCCAAAATGTAAAAGTTTAATGTTCCCAGTAGATAATTCAATGAAATGCAGGAAATGCGGTCATATAAAAGGAAGCGGAAGCAGTGATACGTTTGTTTCAAGAACTGAAAAGGAAAACCGTGAGGTGACTGTACTGGAAGGCGAGGTTGACCAGGGGCTTCCCACAACAGAAGCAAAATGTCAGGAATGTGGTCATACCGTCGCTTACTGGTGGCTGAGGCAGCTGAGGTCAGCAGATGAGTCAGAAACAAGGTTTTTCAAATGTACCAAATGTGGAGCAACATGGAGAGATTACGATTAA
- a CDS encoding FkbM family methyltransferase: MLDIKYLFKDLIRTRKIQNFINNRLKDESILFLPKNNIKYICTNDAVFENSPLLYTLMQVESDYIFDDLNPDDIVLDIGAGIGAFSLKVHQKVDHIYAVEPLWKNELSKNCELSGADNVTILPYALSSDDLSIEYEDRKANVEGKTLSELKELCGGHVDFLKMDCEGGEWSIKPRELKGIRRIEAEVHSFNGENMNDFVKMLESNDFIVRKKKNACNNMLIHAWKL, translated from the coding sequence ATGCTGGACATAAAATACCTATTTAAAGATTTAATCAGGACAAGAAAGATTCAAAACTTTATAAACAACCGATTAAAAGATGAATCCATCCTCTTTCTACCGAAAAACAATATAAAATATATCTGTACAAACGATGCAGTATTTGAGAACAGCCCTCTGCTTTACACCCTTATGCAGGTAGAAAGTGACTACATCTTTGATGATTTGAATCCTGATGATATTGTTCTGGATATAGGTGCAGGCATCGGTGCGTTTTCTCTTAAAGTTCACCAGAAAGTAGACCACATATACGCGGTAGAACCTTTATGGAAAAATGAATTGTCCAAAAACTGTGAATTATCAGGTGCTGACAATGTGACTATTCTGCCCTATGCATTAAGCAGTGATGATCTATCCATAGAATATGAGGATAGGAAAGCAAATGTAGAGGGTAAAACCCTTTCAGAGCTTAAAGAACTATGCGGCGGACATGTAGATTTTTTGAAAATGGATTGTGAAGGGGGAGAATGGAGTATAAAACCTCGCGAGCTTAAAGGTATCAGGAGAATTGAAGCCGAGGTTCACAGTTTTAATGGTGAAAATATGAATGATTTTGTAAAAATGCTGGAATCAAATGATTTTATTGTCAGAAAGAAAAAAAATGCCTGTAATAATATGCTAATTCATGCATGGAAACTTTAA
- a CDS encoding NUDIX domain-containing protein has translation MVPETPKLTVDAVTILNGKIVLVKRKNPPYQGKFALPGGFVEIGETTENAVKRELKEETGLSGEIVKLLGVYSDPDRDPRGHTVSVCYLLIGKGVPVADTDAKDIEVFDITKIPELAFDHNKIINQATEDIYGILSKM, from the coding sequence ATGGTACCAGAGACACCTAAATTAACAGTTGATGCCGTAACAATCTTAAATGGTAAGATTGTACTGGTCAAAAGAAAAAACCCGCCATATCAGGGAAAATTTGCACTGCCGGGTGGTTTTGTAGAAATAGGTGAAACCACTGAAAATGCGGTCAAGCGCGAATTAAAAGAAGAAACCGGGCTATCAGGAGAAATTGTTAAATTGCTTGGGGTGTATTCAGACCCTGACCGAGACCCTCGGGGTCATACTGTATCGGTATGTTACCTTTTAATAGGAAAAGGTGTACCTGTAGCAGATACAGATGCTAAAGATATAGAAGTTTTTGATATTACAAAGATACCAGAACTGGCGTTTGATCACAATAAAATAATAAATCAGGCAACGGAGGATATATATGGAATTCTGTCCAAAATGTAA